A region from the Acyrthosiphon pisum isolate AL4f chromosome A1, pea_aphid_22Mar2018_4r6ur, whole genome shotgun sequence genome encodes:
- the ACYPI46564 gene encoding uncharacterized protein LOC100574948, with amino-acid sequence MFSKQLWRSFAARNKIVNGLLKHNEKKTQSSSIVTRNASNRNSDIDAELNKPVKYTTSPAHDWKAQHSRIGSKAEFGPWYEPHAVSASLILFMIYFFILREENDLDLLLDKPLSETLKKE; translated from the exons ATGTTTTCAAAACAGTTATGGAGGTCGTTCGCCGCAAGGAACAAAATCGTAAATGGCTTATTAAAACACAA TGAAAAGAAAACCCAGTCATCATCGATAGTCACTCGAAATGCATCCAATAGAAATTCCGATATTGATGCAGAGTTGAATAAACCTGTGAAATATACAACAAGTCCCGCGCACGATTGGAAGGCTCAACATTCTCGAATAGGAAGCAAGGCCGAATTTGGTCCATGGTATGAACCCCATGCCGTCAGTGCAagcttaattttatttatgatatatttttttatattacgcGAAGAAAATGACCTCGATTTATTGTTGGATAAACCACTGTCAGAGACATTAAAAaaggaataa